One stretch of Campylobacterota bacterium DNA includes these proteins:
- the fabI gene encoding enoyl-ACP reductase FabI: MLMQGKKGLIVGLANDKSIAYGIAEALHAQGAKMAFTYLNEALQKRVEPIAASFDNSPVYKLDVSDETDMATIADKIAADFGQIDFLVHSVAFAPKEALSEGFMKTSKEAFQIAMDISVYSLIDLTNRLEGVLAPGASVITLSYLGGPKYVPNYNVMGVAKAALEATVRYMAVELGAKGQRVNAISAGPIRTLAASGIGDFKQILNWNEANAPLRKNVTIEEVGNSAMYLLSDLASGVTGEVHYVDAGYNIMGMAAVEKNAEGKTVFIWDEQK; encoded by the coding sequence ATGTTAATGCAAGGTAAAAAAGGGCTGATCGTCGGATTGGCGAACGATAAATCGATTGCGTACGGCATCGCCGAAGCGCTTCACGCGCAAGGCGCCAAAATGGCGTTCACCTATCTGAACGAAGCTCTCCAGAAACGGGTAGAACCCATCGCCGCATCTTTCGATAACTCTCCGGTGTATAAACTGGATGTTTCCGACGAAACCGACATGGCAACCATCGCCGATAAAATCGCCGCCGATTTCGGACAGATCGATTTCCTCGTCCACTCGGTCGCGTTTGCCCCCAAAGAGGCACTGAGCGAAGGGTTCATGAAAACCTCGAAAGAAGCGTTTCAGATTGCGATGGACATTTCGGTCTATTCGCTCATCGACCTGACAAATCGCCTTGAAGGGGTACTGGCACCGGGTGCCTCGGTGATTACCCTCAGCTATCTCGGCGGACCGAAATACGTTCCGAACTACAACGTTATGGGCGTAGCGAAAGCGGCCCTTGAAGCGACGGTTCGTTACATGGCCGTTGAACTTGGGGCGAAAGGCCAGCGGGTCAATGCGATCAGTGCCGGCCCGATCCGTACGCTGGCCGCCAGCGGCATCGGCGATTTCAAACAGATCCTCAACTGGAACGAGGCGAATGCCCCGCTTCGCAAAAACGTCACGATTGAAGAGGTCGGTAATTCCGCCATGTACCTCCTGAGCGATCTTGCTTCGGGTGTAACGGGCGAAGTACATTATGTTGATGCCGGATACAATATCATGGGGATGGCTGCGGTGGAGAAAAACGCCGAAGGCAAAACCGTTTTCATCTGGGACGAGCAAAAATAA
- a CDS encoding OprD family outer membrane porin: MKLVKMSLAAAVMLGASAFAIDNVKVSGDAKLFYGTDNKTQAAGVSDDLFDQANSYADTALRLSVTADLTKNVSMGATAYAISTLGLENNLVANTWTGGHDASVEDNSWMGELWLAGTMGKTTLKVGRMELDTPMAFSEKWSIVPNTFDAAVVINQDIPDTTLVGAWVGKSNGADALHTGNADADRDGLLVNAGKFTTFMKQGAYAAGFVNNSFKPLVAQAWYYDIGMVADAYWLQADIDCQLVKGVKIGAQYANIDPKENGVLGSGAETSSAYAFKLAYQGIEGLNVSAAYSKADEKGAIQIQNVATGRDASTSANSGQSKLYTEAWWNYGYVGSKDAEALNLTAEYDMKDIAKFGVYYTTVSNDIAASTHEMDEVAVTATKSFGALDTTLAYISTNADDANSGKQYDTVQAYLTLKF, from the coding sequence ATGAAGTTAGTTAAAATGTCTCTTGCCGCGGCAGTAATGCTGGGTGCAAGCGCGTTCGCTATCGATAACGTAAAGGTGAGCGGTGACGCGAAACTTTTCTACGGAACGGATAATAAGACTCAAGCCGCAGGTGTCAGTGATGATCTGTTCGATCAGGCCAACAGCTATGCGGATACCGCGCTTCGTTTGAGCGTAACGGCGGATCTGACGAAAAACGTCTCTATGGGTGCGACGGCGTATGCCATCAGCACGCTGGGGCTTGAAAACAACCTCGTTGCAAACACTTGGACGGGTGGACACGATGCATCTGTTGAGGACAACTCATGGATGGGCGAACTCTGGCTGGCCGGAACAATGGGGAAAACAACCCTCAAAGTCGGTCGCATGGAACTCGACACTCCGATGGCTTTCTCTGAAAAATGGTCGATCGTTCCCAATACGTTCGATGCGGCGGTCGTGATCAATCAGGATATCCCCGATACGACACTGGTCGGTGCGTGGGTTGGCAAAAGTAATGGTGCCGATGCATTGCATACAGGTAATGCCGATGCAGACAGAGATGGTCTGCTTGTTAACGCAGGAAAATTTACAACATTCATGAAGCAGGGCGCATATGCAGCTGGTTTTGTGAACAACTCATTCAAACCGCTTGTTGCACAGGCATGGTACTATGACATCGGTATGGTAGCGGATGCGTACTGGCTACAAGCCGATATCGACTGCCAGTTGGTTAAAGGGGTTAAAATCGGTGCTCAGTATGCGAACATCGATCCCAAAGAAAACGGTGTGTTGGGAAGTGGCGCTGAAACTTCATCAGCGTATGCATTCAAACTTGCATATCAAGGGATCGAAGGGTTGAACGTTTCGGCAGCTTATTCTAAAGCGGATGAAAAAGGTGCAATCCAGATTCAAAACGTTGCAACTGGTAGAGATGCGTCAACTTCTGCAAATTCAGGACAGTCAAAACTCTATACGGAAGCATGGTGGAACTACGGTTACGTAGGTTCAAAAGATGCGGAAGCTCTTAACCTGACGGCTGAGTACGATATGAAAGACATCGCAAAATTCGGTGTTTACTACACAACCGTCAGCAACGATATCGCGGCCAGCACGCACGAAATGGATGAAGTAGCCGTTACCGCTACAAAATCTTTCGGTGCTCTGGATACAACATTGGCGTACATTTCAACAAATGCCGATGATGCCAACAGCGGGAAACAATACGATACCGTACAGGCTTACCTGACACTCAAATTCTAA